The Urocitellus parryii isolate mUroPar1 chromosome 13, mUroPar1.hap1, whole genome shotgun sequence nucleotide sequence gaacctttcttcttcctctttcacttcCCAGCCATGAAGggagcagtttttttttcctctgacacATTTTCTGCCATGCTGTGCCACCACAGGTCCAAAActacaagccaaaataaacccctTTTCTTTGTAAGTTAATTATCTTGTTAAAGTGATGCAAAGATGACTAGCACATGGTACCTAGATACTTGATCTCTCTTGAGGTTTAGACTTTTTCCTGCtgttatttcataaaataaacatttcaccCTTTTGTTGTTTTCAAGTCCCTTTTGACCTCCAAAAGACCCCTAGACTCTTTCAAAGTTGTCCCAAATATCCTATATTGTTAAAGTCAGTTCATTCTCTCTAAATTTTCAGCTCCAGAATTCCTgtttcatattaaattattttaatctctttgaTAAATTTCTTTGATAAATTTTTGAATTGCTTTTCTGTGTCCTGGAGTTTGCTGAGTTTCCTCTAGTCATTTTGAGTTCTTGGTCTGTAAGGTCTTCTGTCTTCATCTGGTGAGAATATTTGTATGCCCCTTTATGGCTTTGCGTTGTTGAAGaagttggggttttttgtttgtttgtttcaatctTCACCGTCCAGcctggtgtgtgtctgtgtttttaaagttaggtCTGTCTAGTGGTTTTGTGCAGAATGTAGGATTCCCTTAACTCAGAGTTAATGCCTCTTTTATGACACGAGATGGCGCCCCAAGACCAGGTTGCTGCAGGGCTTGCACCTATTTTAACTTTGGATGCTCCAATTAAATGGGCCTGAAGAGGACCTTAAGGGCTCACCCAGGTTGTGGGAAGGCCGGCAGTGGAGTGCCTCTTGCAGTGTGGCTGGTTATTACGAAGCCTCTCAAATTTTGTGTTTTCCTAGGGGACCTCAGGAGTCAGCAGCCCCACTCCACATTTTGTCGTTGACTGGACTGGCCAGTCCTACCAGCACTAACCGCGCTTCGGATGAACTAAGGCGAGGACCCTCAAGGATCTCACTTTTCCCAGTCTAGAAACTGCGACAGGGTGCCCCGGGGCTGGGGGACTTCTGCCTCTGGGTCAGCTCGAAGGGGTGGATTACGGTCAGAGGTGCGCGTTTTCCTTCACagcctttattttaaattcaggGTTACACCAGCTGGTGATTTTGCCACTAGGTAGTTGTGATTGGTTTTCCCGGGGCGGTTCCGATCGATCACAGGCGGGGGAGCTGAGCTAGGGCTTCTACTCCGCCCTTCTGGTGACGTCACTCCTTGCACTTTTCCTTGCAGTTTGTAATTCTGCTCTGGTGCCTTTTCCATTCCACTCCAAGCCCAGCTCAGAGGACATTTCTCAGACATtatattacagaaataaaagagCGATGTGTGCCAATATAACAGAAATCGAGCAATGCCAAGTTATAGAAATTAAAGAGTGGGGTCGTTTCCTTTCTCCGCCAGAGGACTTTCTGTGCATTAacatgtgtacatgtgcacaCGTCTATATTGTACTTCAATGGGCATACCACCTCTAAAAGAAgtcctccaaaataaataaataatgctccGAGAGAACTGAGACTCCTCTCCGACGCTGGTTTTGCGTGGTAAGAAATGAGGTTTGTAGGGATAATTATCTGCTGATCCTGAAGGTCCCTGATTCTTCTAAAAAGACAGGCTATCAACATTTGCACTGAAGGAGAAGAACGTGTAACAGCAAATCCCGCTATTTAAAGCTTCTTCGtttaaacaacacacacacacacatacacacacacacacacacacacacacccctccaagaatattacaatttattttacaaacattCTTTTCACTAACTTCCACTTTTCCCCACATTAAAGTGTGGGAGCTCCTTGCTCACAGGGAACCAGCAGATTCTGTTTCTGTTTCCAAGCTGATCAATGAACACTTTTTGATTTAACGACTGCCTGAGTGAATCTTACTGAAGTTTCTAAGATCAACATTTTCCTGTTATTGCtgtttgtttaaaatatgttgcttttgttattttctgattGTCAACCTCTGAGAGTAGTGGTAGGCAGGTCTTCCTTTGATCTGACTTGATATGCAAACACATATGACTCACTACTTACTAGTTCACAGTGATGTATAACATTTAACAACTTTTAATTTATTGGAACACAAACACAGGGGATTGCTTTCACTGCTAGTAAATGTGGGACATTATGGATAGAAGCAAAATGTTTCATAAAAGTATGATACaagtttgtatctttttttttttttttttttttttttttttgctaaagcaTAGAACTATTCTTGTATCCTATAACACAGGACCAAGATTCCATTCAGGAAATAGATTTTATACTAATAGGTATGCTTTTCATGAGAtagagttttacattttattagagaaatagaaaaaaaaaaagcaaatctgaATGGCAAAAATTGGTCTCTAAAATTAGAACAACAATTTATGAGACCACCAATAAACAAATTTGTATTAGAAGATAATAAGgcataaaataaattgtaaaatcaCAGCCAATTTTAtggaaattttagttttattaaaatatgatgtTATAAATAACTTAACAcctatttatataaatgaaaaatttactcTTCTagcttattataattttaaaattaaggctCAAATGTGACTGACTTTttacacataattattttaaacaattttttatttttgaataattttagattcatataaaaattgcaaaaataataggATTCCCATACACCCCCAATACAATTTCCCCTAATGCTTAACATCTTATATTATCAAGGTACATTTATCAAAGCTAAGACATCAAGATTGGTACACTGCTACTAACTAAATCATGGATTTCACTTGCATTTCACTAGATTTCTCATTAATGTCcatataagtattttttttttaaatagcagacAGGGAGAGCTAATTTTATGTTGGATTTTAAGAGTCAACAAATGATATTCttgaaaatgtcttatttttcaatattatgttgcatttataaatattttctacactAATCAATGAATGTGAAATGTAATTGACATTAATACAATGATCAGGTAGCTCAAGAACTGTGAATTATTAGATGGAATAACATAGCATATCTGCAAGGTAAATCAAAGTCACATTAAAACCAACTGCTGCTtgtgtggtaaaaataaaaagcttcattATCTCTAGCTATACAGAAATGACAAGATcattatttaaaagtgaaaagaggTGTAGACCACTTATTTTCATGATAACTGTGTTTTCTATCATATGGTGCATTTTTCACACCATAAGATAGTCTTATTAGGTGAGAGACACAGGGTTTAGGGGGAACAGAATCTTCCGTAAAAGAGAATGCTATTGGTTTTGTTGTGCCTGATGAAGAAGAGGAATGGGTGGTCTGCATTGAATTCAATGGAGGGGAATCCTCTTCGAAAAGCCACCTCACTCCCGGTGCCAGCTGCAGCCTCTGACCcttgttcatttatttccacAAAAGCCTTGTGGAAAACATTGGACAGAAACAGGTTTCTCTCTGAAGACATTCCTGAGAAATCTGCTTTGCTCTGGCTAAAGGCATCTGTCATCCCCATGCTGCTCAGAGTGGACTTGAGATCATAACTCTCCTCCAGCTTGAACTTGGGCAGATGCAGCTGCACTTCACACAATTCCATCATGTCTTCACTGGTCCACTCTTTCAGCTTCTCAGAGGTGACCACCTTTTCCAGCTGCGGATCAGAACCAACGAAGTCAGGAGAGGAAAATGGTGAAGAGCAACCCCTAGGGATCCCACAGATGAATTGCAATCACTCCCTTCACCCAGGGTAACAAACGCACACAGCTGTAAATCCTTTTGGTTGTGTAATGATAGCCTTGTGGAGTGGACCTGCAGAACCTTTTGTTTTGTAGGTCAACATGGGAGAGAATTCTTTGAAACCAAACTCTGgggcaaaataaaatttctatactCTAAAAATCACAATAATATAAACCCAATAACCATAAACTAtgccataaaagaaaaatttaaaaatgaaagctccTAACTCTTAGgaatagtttttttaatattaaatatgagggtaattttatcctctttatattctgaattttaaaataataaataaatgaatgtgtacatatgaatgtatatgtacatatgcatgtgtgtttatatatgtatatgtttgaattttttaatgacATGTTTGTTTCAAAAGCACGCACTCTTGCTATCTTGAGAGTTTCCTATACCCAAGCATTCATTGGCTGTTagtgacatatttatatatgatgtatattaATAACATGACAGTATCTTCAGCTTGGGACCCTGCACACCTAAGAAGAGAAACTTATCTTAGGCTGTGAGACTCATGGGTACTGGTCCACAATGGTCTTTTACCATTCTTTTTAGTTTCACATATTTATGAAACAATTTGGAAATCTTTTCTACATACCGGTAGGGCCATGGAAACTTACAACTAAGAGTCTGGCACAGATGAAAGGCCCAGTGCAAGGAAAAGCCATCTACTGCATGAGACACCAGTGTTCATTCTATTAGGCATGCAACTGCTCAGGAACATGGTCTGGCCAAAATTACATCCAGCCTAATAGAAATATGGTTAATAAACAGcttaaataatatctgaaaatagcaccaatacagggttttttttcatgaaagtttttacttaggaaaaaaaatgtaaaaaaaaaaagttgtagaacacaccacacacacacacacacacacatgcacacacaaaaatgatTAGAACAATTAATCTTGGGTAGGGGGGTATAGATCAGGGATAGAGAACCTGCTTAGCATAGCATGATGAGGTCCCGGGCTTCATCctcaacaacacacacacacacacacacacacacacacacatcttgaaTTACACAGTTTCTACCAGGAGACCTAGACTGAAAGATTCCTATGATCAGTCCACACAGCTCTGTACCTGGCAAAGAGAATCTATCTCTGTTGTATATGTGGATCTTTGTGTAACTAGCCCATGTTAGAGGTGTCTATGGATTCCCTAACCTCTCCAAGTAATAGTAATATCGACTTTATAGAGCTTTGCAAAGTTTAAATGATACTGTTTAGGTAAAGTACAGAGAGCTCAAGGCAAGTTGGCTGATTGCCTTCCTGTTCAGGAGTTAAGAAGCAGGGAGGCTGAGTCCTTAGTTTCTCCCTGGAAGACAAGGGTGAACGCAGGCGCCATCTTCACCTAGGAGAGACGGACACGTTTACCTGCTTCAGTGTGCTGTCATCATCAGGCAGTAGCACAAGCAGgctgaggtcagagcccttgtAGTCAAGTTGGAGGCCTGTGGCTTGTGGATTTTCAATATGAAAAACTTGAAGCTTCTCTTTCATAAACATCATTTGCACTGGTTTGCTTGTAgtctatatatataaaaaaaaaataggtagcaAAGTCATTGAAGAGATGTTCCACCAAGTTCTTAATTCTTGGTCACCATTGGTTCCCAGCTGTCTAGGACATTGATGAAACCGATCATCCTCTGGTAAATACCAAATAAAGTTATCCAGACCTTATTTTTTGGAAATTCTGAACAGTATCACTGGTAAGAGGTGAATGGGAAGGAAAGTTCCATCTCTAACACTATTCCAGAAATCTCTATAAGTCATAGTAAGGTggattctacaaaatattttgaacaatatataattttaactatGTAACTGTCAATGATCCAGAAACTGAAGAAGATATATTTCACATGCAAACATTTGAGAAAGTATCATAAAAGTTGAAATGCACTAAGAAGGAAAGTCAAGCAATAGACTAAGAGAAAACATGTGCAAAATGTATCTAACAAAGGACTGgtgttaaaatatacaaataattcttaaaactcaacaaaaataaaataaacaatccaGTTTTAAACATTGGCAAAAGATATGAATGGGCAATTCTAgcttatgaaaaaatgctcagtcaTATTTCATTAGAGTACTCAAAGTTAAAGCAACTATTAAAACGGCAAAAATCCAAACACTAACAATACCACAGGCTGACAAAGATATGTtccattcattgctggtgggaatgtaaaatggaacagccactttggaagacaatttgaCAGTATCTGACTAAGATCAACATTGTCTTTTCCTATAATCCAGCAATTGTGCTTCTCGCTCTTCACTCAAATATGTTTAAAGCTTGTGTCCACACAAAACTCGAACACAAGTGTTTATCTCATTGTTATTCATTATTACCCCAAACTAGTAGGAAATAGACATGCTTCAATAAGTGATCGGTTAAACAAACTCTGACACATCTgcacaatagaaaattatttagcAATAAAGCAAAAGGATCTATcaagatgtaaaaatatattcaggGTCCCTAAGTACATATTGTTAAGTGAAGTGAGCTGGCCTAAAAAGGCTAGAGAAGTCAAAACTGTGGAAACAATAAAATGACCAATGGTTGCCAGGGCCTGGGTGGAAGGAACGAGCAGGTGGAGCCACAGGGCATTTATAGAGTGGTGAAACTCTTCTGAACGATTCTACAGTGGTGGCTATGTGACATTATTCATTTGTCAAAACGACAGAACAatacaacaccaagagtgaacctgGAAACATTATCAGCTCCAGAGAGTTAATACTAAGCTGTCAAGATGAGCTGACCAGTTATAAAAAATGTACCATGCAGGATGTTAATAATACTGCAAAGTTGACGTGTGTTGAAGGGCCTGATATGGGAACTTGgtactttctgaaaaaaaattttttctaaattttcaaaaaatgctctaaaaataaagcattttaaaataaaagtcaattgcAAAACAAAACCTTCTGCAATCCAGATGTTGTACACACATGTTATTTATCCATTCTGCATAGAGCTGAGGTCAATCCCAAGGTAGCACCCGTATGCTAAGCTGATGGCCATGTGACCAGGGCCATTTATGGGGAGCACCCCAGGATACTGTGCCTGTTTCCAGGTGAGCACAAGTCTGACCCCCACCAGAATCCTCCTGTTATCAAGCTGTTAGAACCAACAGCTAGGACTTTCCATTTCTAATAGGAGAGTGGAACTAGAAGGCTAAGAATGAAGCAGCTATATTCCCTAGTCACTTAGATAGACTCCATCTTCAATATAACAGAatgagggtgaggcaggaagaagagGTGAGGGCAGAAGGAGAAGGTGAGAGAGAGACAACTAAGATTACCTACAGCTCTACAGACCCCACCCATTGGACTGCCCACTTCCTCTTAGGGACATAACCTAATTCCCATTTTGTTGGAGCTAGTTTAAAATGTAACCAAATATTCCAACTCAAGTAACTACTCAGCTCATTTCTCATTAGCCTGTTGCGCTGTGTGTTTTGCCTGCCCCATCCTTAGAGGATCCCTGCTACACACATCAACACAGTTGCAGTGGGAGGTCCTCAGCAGCGCTGTTTGTGTGATAAGACCACCCTGGCCAGCACAACTGGAACCAACCTTGGCCAGCAGTTCCCTTCCTAAAAATTCAGATGGGTTGCATCAGCCTGGTCTCTAGAAATGAGAAGGCTGTAGGTAGCCATGTGGCTACTGTGgatcaaaaagcagagaaagtTACAGTTTGGCCCGAGAGAAGACTGACAGAAGAAAGGGAGTtgaaaaacttgagaaaaaaaaatcctgacattGATTTCTTATTTCCACTCGTATCCCAGGACCCAGCCACATTCCTTTCTATTATCATTGGATCTTAAATAGCCTCCAAAGACCATGTGTTGATCTTCAGTCATTGGTGCTCTTAGGAGAGGGTGGGACCATTGGAGTTAGGGCCTAGGGAAGGAACTCAGGTCCttgggcatgcccttgaagggggtACTGCCATCCTAGGcgcttctctctctttcttttctagctGCTAAGTGGTAAGATCCATTACACACCctctccatgatgtcctgcctcaccacaggcccaaaatgacaggaaaagtgaccatggactgaaactaaGAGCCACAGTGAAGCTCTCCTTCTTTAAAGTGGTGCATCTAAAGTACTTTGTCAGTTTTCTGAAGTGAGTTCCTGTTGCTTGTAATAGGGACAAGCCTATCAGAAAGAAACCTTAATGAAATGAGATCTAGCATTTTAACTGCTTTTACTTATGGAAGGGTAAGAATGGGGTAGGAGATAGCATTGGTTTAGTAGAATAAGAACAGAACTTACAGTGAAGGGTCTTAGGTTCTGGTTCTGAACTCCTTCCCACTCATTCATGCCTCCAGTCCCTTGGCCACCTTGTATTTCTCAACTGAGAAATAACTATAAAACCTACCCAGCTCATAAGACCAAATGATAAAATATGTTCATGGTCAGAGAAAAACAGTGACAGGGGAATTTCTGTGTGGGAGAGAACTAAGAGCTTTGCCCAGCCATCCCTTCCCTAGTAAGAGTCCTAGTTTAGAGGAATATATAGtcagaaagaagagcaaatttaAAATAGGGTCATGTTACAAAGCCACGTGACAATTCAAGCTGATCTTTCACAAGTTCAGATTCTCACCTTGTTTATTCTGAAAggcttttctgtggtattttgcaCTTGGAATTGATGTTCCCAGATTCCTTTAAAGTAAAGGGCGTTCACCAGGACCATCCTGGTCAGGGAGTCCACAGAGTCATCCGGTAGGAGATTCAGAATTTTTCCTGCAAGAGTAAAAGGACAGATTTCAAATGGCCTAGTAGAAATGTGTCTATTTTAGTTATAAAACCAGACTTCCATCTTTCTAGactcataaaattttctttaaaagttcttaTTTCAGATCTTCCAGAAACAGGTCCATTCAGGAATTTAAGTCCTATTTCTGTTTAGAGTAGCTATGAGAAACCAGGGAAACACTGAAGAATTAATATGCTGAGTGGCCAATAAGTATTATTTCACATTAGGaataaatttgcatttcaatTATAAAAATTCCCTCTGATACAAGTTGCTTTGTACCTCTATTTTGAGAAGACAGAAATGCTTCATCTCTCTTACGTCTGTTTGTAGTCACACACTGTGAACTTCTCTGATTAAATCTGAAAGATTGTGACAGTGTCTCCCTCTGCCCCTAAAATATTGCTTTCTGCAATTGTGCATATTATATTGATCTAGCCATTGTTTAAAGTGATCTTTGATAGGCAGCCCCTGATACATTCTGTCCAAACTCTCCACTAAAGCACCTTCTTAAAAATGCATAAGATCAGGTTTAGAGGTGCATTATAAAGTCAACATGTTTGATAAATGGAGATAGAACCTGATTCAGCTTCCCCCAGAAACAGAAACTATTCAAAAATCTTCTCAACAGTCCAAGTATAGACATGAAAtcgatttttaaaatatagcttatAGTACTTCATTTAAAAAGGTGATATGGATGAATTTTCATATTAACAGAAAATGCAAGAATTAGTAGAAAACCAAGGggaagggacacacacacacacacacacacaaaaaaaaaaagcctcataaACATCAGAACAATCAAGTGGCTACTTCTTAGAGATTTGAAAACCtcctttaaaaacaggaaatacaTCCCAGGCATGCATGTAAAAAGATGGATTcttttaaactttcaaattatTGATAGAGCTCTATTACAGTTTCAgagcataaaaatgaaaagcccTCTGATTACTTATATCAAGCTAGCACATCCCCAGTATGAAGACACAACCAAGGAAGCACAAAATTGCCACCTATAAACCAATTTCTCTtatgaatataaacaaaaaaaaatcatgttgaatTTAGAAAATAAGTATAGATTATGTCAGAAGGTAAGAAACATATATCAAGAAATCTATTAGTATAATGCATTATTGTTGTGGTGTGAATATTTGTGCTCCTCCGAAACTCATATGTTGGAACTTAATACTTACCCCGACAGTGTGGAGATGGGGTCCCAGGGAGTAATTAGGTCATGGGGGCTCTACCCTCAGGACATATTAGGATTCCTGTGAGTCCTTCTACACAGGAGGACACAGCAGGAAGGTGTCCTCTTAGAAGGAAAGAATAAGCTCCCAACAGACCCAGGTGTCTTGATTCTGAACctaccagcctccagaactgtaagaaatgaTTTCTACAATCCACACATTTCCCAGGCAATGGATTTTATCATAGCAGCCTAAACAAACTGAGGCCATTGTTCTCATGGGTGATAGGAGAAAAATCATCTTGATGgatataaaaatacttttgatcTATTTTCATcaactatttataatttttaagttatgTCATtgtacattaaaaagaatgagtaCTTTCTTAataggaaaaagaatattttttctccaaaacaCTTTCATAATTATACTTACCAAAAAAATACTAGTAGTATTCATAGTCTGTTTTGAGtaccattatttaatatttttatcaaaatggtAACTCATGTCATAAAGtaagaaaactaaataagatATGATTGTATAAAAAGAACagacaaaattattatttgcagGTAATGCGGTAAGCAAGGAGAATTaactgaaaatcaaaactaataaaGTACGTCCAGGTGTTGAGTTTACTCTtacacaaaaaattaatttttttcttatcttctaaAAATAAGTAACTAAAAAGTGGAATTGTTACATCCTGGTATGTGCCACATTGGTAAAAATGATGACTGCAAAATATTcctaaaaaatagcattttatttctacCAATGACACAATGATAGGAAGTTCCTATCACTAGAGTACTATTAACAGGTCATATTCAAATTCCATCAACTGTTTATAAAATCCTTTAATTTCTGGGCCATAAGTCAATCAAGATCTTGCATTACATTTGATTGTGATTTCTTCATCCCCTTTAATCTGTAACAAgtcctcattcattcattgttccatgaccttggTACTCTTTGAAAAATACTTGCCATGTTTGTAAAATGTCCCAGAATTCTCaagtttgggtttgtttgtttcctcAAGATAATATTCAGTTATGCATTTTTTGCAATAATATCACACTGTTGTAGGTTTAATTTTGACTTCCTTACCCCTGCCAAGGAGCCAGTCAAGTTTTATCCCTTGGTACCTAAgaatgtggccttatttggaaatagtctTTGCACATTTAATCAAATTAAGAAGAAATCCTCCTGGATTAGGGTAAGCCCCAATCCAATGGCTGGTATCCTTATAAATAGATGGAAATTGATACACAGATGTAAAGAGAGGAGAACACCATTTGAAGATAGAGTCACAAAAGACACACAGAGCCAGTactggtagcacacacctgtgatcccaactgCTAGTGAGGCCTAGGCAGGGGATCCACAGCTTGAGAAaaggctgggcaacttagggagaccctgcctcaaaatagaaaacaaaagaaagtgtcggggatgtagctcagtggtaggacatgCTTAgggtcaatctccagtaccagaaagaagagaaaaagagagagacataTAGACAGAcagccagacagacagacacacacacacacacacacacacacacacacacacagagccatgTTCTCACAGAGGCACAGGCTGCAGTGATGCATGGGCACACCAGGGATGCCAAGGATTGCTAGCAACCAGCAAAGCCAGGAGACCATGAGAAAGTGCCTTGCTGGTGCCTTCAGAGGGGGGCTGGCCAACTGCACCTGGACATCTTGCCTCCAGAACACAGAACATACACCTCTCGGCCCATACTCTAACACACCAccttattttgaaaactatttaaGATAATGTAGCATATTTAATgccccatttttgttatttgttagtAGTTATTATTTATGTCAAAGCCACAACTACAGCAGCATTTCACATTTCCTTCTTTGCACTTTCCTGCTTCTAAAACCCAGATGCCTCTTTGGAATTAGTGGGCTGTGATCCTTCTCTTGTCTACTGGATAGAGTAGTGATTGGGATTCTGGGTTTCAGTTGGGACTTACTGGGAAAGCTGAAAGTCTAAAGAGTATGGGAATAAGCACATGTAGAAGTTTTGAATATTTACACTATGTCTATAGTTCCatttaggagctggggttgtggttcaatggtgGAGCGCTTaactagcatgcctgaggccttgggtttaatcctcagcatccatattaaaatgaaataaagatattgggtctccacctacaactaaaaaatagatgttaaaaaAGAGAGATACAGACAGTTACACAAGGCACAAATTCAATTATGCAGCGATGCTGGGAGAACCCTGCACCCAGCCCCTTGGTGACAGGGTACCTTCAGTCCTGCTTTCCACCC carries:
- the Serpinb10 gene encoding serpin B10, with the translated sequence MDSLATSINQFALEFSKKLAESAEGKNIFFSPWGISTSLAMVYSGTRGSTEAQMAQVLQFNRHQDSKSCPESEKKRKMEFTSSKAEGICSDFQTLSAEVVKSSHSYILKTANRIYGHKSYPFNNKYLEDMKMYFDAEPQSVNFVDASDQVRKEINSWVESRTEGKILNLLPDDSVDSLTRMVLVNALYFKGIWEHQFQVQNTTEKPFRINKTTSKPVQMMFMKEKLQVFHIENPQATGLQLDYKGSDLSLLVLLPDDDSTLKQLEKVVTSEKLKEWTSEDMMELCEVQLHLPKFKLEESYDLKSTLSSMGMTDAFSQSKADFSGMSSERNLFLSNVFHKAFVEINEQGSEAAAGTGSEVAFRRGFPSIEFNADHPFLFFIRHNKTNSILFYGRFCSP